From Priestia aryabhattai, one genomic window encodes:
- a CDS encoding GtrA family protein, whose protein sequence is MKGSFGRFLVVGLINTGVGLSIMYVLLHIFHHYWAATFVGNAAGAVVSYVLNRIFTFKSGVHLSKSILRFILVIGVCYGLSYYIGLQFSSWLLHQLPATVRPFKKDVGILIGTGLYTLLNYTGQKYVVFNEKKEAVVIHD, encoded by the coding sequence ATGAAAGGATCTTTTGGACGTTTTTTAGTAGTAGGGCTGATTAATACAGGAGTAGGCCTCTCCATTATGTATGTGCTGCTTCATATCTTTCATCATTACTGGGCAGCAACGTTTGTCGGCAACGCAGCGGGGGCAGTAGTCAGCTACGTTTTAAATCGAATATTTACATTTAAAAGCGGAGTTCATTTATCTAAAAGCATACTGCGTTTTATTTTAGTTATTGGCGTTTGCTACGGTTTGTCTTACTATATCGGACTGCAGTTCTCCAGCTGGTTATTGCATCAACTCCCTGCTACTGTGCGCCCGTTCAAAAAAGACGTCGGTATATTAATTGGAACAGGTCTGTATACGCTTTTAAATTATACGGGTCAAAAATATGTTGTGTTCAACGAAAAAAAAGAAGCAGTCGTCATACACGATTAG